The Nicotiana sylvestris chromosome 6, ASM39365v2, whole genome shotgun sequence genomic sequence ctctcctcgtacccaccaacGCCAACCATTCGCACCTCCTTACCGGGGTATCCAAGTTCCTCTTCTGTACGTGctcgaaccatctgagcctcgcttcccgcatcttgtcatccataggagccacgcccaccttctcttgaatatcttcattcctaatcttatccatcctagtgtgcccgcacatccacctcaacatcctcatttctactACCCTCATCTTCTGagtatgtgagttcttaactgaccaatactcagccccatacaacatagtcggcctaaccaccgctctataaaacttacctttgagtagcGGAGGCAATTTCCTGTCACATAGGACTCCAGATGCTAaactccatttcatccatcccacCTATATACAGTGTGTGACAACCTTATTGATCTCCCCTTACCCCTAGATAATCGACCCAAAGTACTTGAAACTGCCTCTCTTAACAATGACCTGCGATCCAAGCCTCATGTCCATGCACGCTTTCCTCGGCTCAGCATTGACTTGCACTCAAGATACTCcatcttcgtcctactcaacttgaaacccttagactcaagggtctgtctccaaacctccagcctctcgttaaTGCCACTCCGTATTTCGTCAGTCATAAAAGTGTCATCagcgaataacatacaccatggaaCTTCTCCTTGAACATGGTGTGTTAGTGCGTCCATCATCAGAGCAAACaagaatgggctgagcgcagatccttggtgtaacACCATAATAATCGAAAAATGCTCAGAGTCTTCTCCCACTATCCTAACctgagtctcagctccaacatacatgtccttaatcgccctaatgtaagCACACACCTTTAGCCTCCAGGCATCTCTAAAGAAcctctctaggaaccttgtcatacactttctccagatcaataaacaccatgcgcaaatccttcttcctatccctatactgttccaccaaccacctaataaggtggatagcttccatAGTAGAATGACTCGGCATGAAATCGAACTGGTTGTCTGATACAGACATTGTCCTCCTCACCCTCGCTTCTACTACCCTCTCCCAAACATTCATGGTGTGACTcaataatttgatacccctatagttgttgcaACCTGGAtgtcacctttgttcttgtacaacagaaccaccgtactccacctccactcgtctagcatcctcttcgtcctgaaaataacattaaacaatgCAGTCAACcactccaagcctgctctacccataCACCTCCAAAATTTTATCGGAATCTCGCCAgtcccggtagctctgcccctactcatcttatgCATATCCCCCACGACCTCCCCAACCTTCTTAGTAATAGGAAAATGTTATTGGACAATATAGAGCAAATCTCTACA encodes the following:
- the LOC138870564 gene encoding uncharacterized protein, yielding MYVGAETQVRIVGEDSEHFSIIMVLHQGSALSPFLFALMMDALTHHVQGEVPWCMLFADDTFMTDEIRSGINERLEVWRQTLESKGFKLSRTKMEYLECKSMLSRGKRAWT